The window CGCTGACGGGCATGTGGTCGGCGCCCAGGCGGGCGGCCAGGGAGGCGGCCAGGCCCAGGCGCAGCGGCCCGGACTCCCCGTCCACCACGACGGTGGTCACGCCCAGTCCGGCGACGTGGTCGGCGGCGGCCATCGCGCGGCCCACCGCCCCCTTGCCGCCGGTGGCCCGGCCGTCGGTGACCACGACCAGGAGCGGACGCAGCCTCGGGTCCCGCAGCCGCTCGCGGCGCAGGACGCGGGCCGCCTCCTCCAGGCCCTCGGCCAGCGGGGTGCGCCCCCCGGCGGGCAGGTCGTCGAGGCGGGCCGCGGCCACGTCCACCGAACGGGTCGGCGGCAGCGTGAGTTCGGCCTCGCGCCCCCGGAAGGTGACCAGGCCGACCTTGTCGCGGCGCCGGTAGGCGTCCAGGAGCAGGGACAGGATCGCGGTCTTGACCTCGGTCATACGCCTGCGCGCCGCCATGGAGCCGGAGGCGTCCACGCAGAACAGCACCAGGTTGGTCTCCTGACCCTCGCGGACCGCGACGCGCAGGTCGCGGGGGCGCAGCCGCAGTCGGCCGCCGCCCTGGGGCCGCAGCGCGGCGGCCCGCACGGTCTCCACCAGGTGGACCGCGCTGCCCGCACCCCGGCCGGGCTCGGCGGCGCCGATCCGCCGGCCCCGCGTGCCGACGGCCCGGCTGCGCCTGCCGTCGGCGCCCTCGCCGGAGCCCCGCACGGTGAGCAGCCGGGTCCGGTAGGGGGCGGCGGCCCTGGCGGTGGTCGGGGAGGCGCCGGAGGGGCGGGGTTCGGGGGAGTCGCCCTCGGCGTCCTCGGGCGCGTGCTCGGCTGAGGCGGGGGAGCGCTCCGGGTCGGGCTGTTCGCCGCCGGAGGTCTCGGCTTCCCCGGTGTCCCCGGCGTTGTCCGGGGGACTGGCGTTGTCGGAGGGATCCTGTGGGTCCTGTGTGTCTGACGGGGTTTCGGAATCGTCGCCGTCGTCGGTCCCCTGCGGGCCCGGCGGCTCCGGGGGGTCGGGCGGCGGTTCCTCGTCGCCCAGGATCCGGTCCAGGAGCTCCTCGTCGAGTCCCGGCGCGTCGAAGGGGTTGCGTCGGCGCCGGTGCGGCAGGGCGAGCGTGGCTGCGCGGCGGATGTCGGCCCGGGTGACCGAGGTCCGGCCCGACCAGGCCGCGTGCGCCATCGCCGTGCGCGCGGTCACGATGTCGGCGCGCAGGCCGTCCACGTCGTAGGCGGCGCACACCTCGGCGATCTTCAGCAGCGCGGCCTCGGACAGGCGCACCCGGCCCAGTGCCTCCCGGGCCGCCGCGATGCGTTCGGCCAGCGCCTTCTCGGCCCCGTGGTAGCGCCCGGCGAAGGCGGCGGGGTCGGCGTCGTGGGACATGCGCCTGCGCACCACCTCGGCGCGGATCGCGGGCTCGGACGGCGCGGCGACCTCGACGGTGAGTCCGAACCGGTCCAGGAGCTGCGGGCGCAGCTCGCCCTCCTCGGGGTTCATGGTGCCGATGAGCAGGAACCGGGCCGCGTGCTCCACGGAGAACCCGTCGCGCTCCACGGTGACCCGGCCGGTCGCGGCGGCGTCCAGCAGCAGGTCGACCAGGTGGTCGTGCAGGAGGTTGACCTCGTCGACGTAGAGGATGCCGCGGTGGGCCCGGGCCAGCAGGCCGGGTTCGTAGGCGACCCTGCCGTGGGTGAGGGCCTGTTCCAGGTGCAGGGAGCCCAGGACGCGGTCCTCGGTGGCGCCGACGGGCAGTTCGACCAGGCGCACCGGGCGGCTCTCCACGGCCGTGCCGGACCCGAAGGGCCCGTCGGGGGAGTGCTGCGCCGGGTCGGCGGGGTCCACGGAGAACCGGTCGCCCTGGTAGACGTCGACGGGCGGCAGGAGGGAGGCCAGGGCCCGGACCGCGGTGGACTTGGCGGTGCCCTTCTCGCCGCGCACCAGGACGCCGCCGATCTCCGGCGAGACGCTGGTGAGGACGAGGGACAGGCCCAGGTCGTCGAGTTCCTCGGCGTCGCAGCCGACGATCGCGGAAAAGGGGTAGTGCGGTGACCGCAATGGCATGTAGAGGCTCCCGCTCATGTCGCCATCGGTAAGGGACGGGCGCGAGGCCGGTCTTCGGACTTGCCGGGTCCTTCCTGGACGGAAGGCTCGGTTCACCGCAGCGGGCCTGTGCCGGAGTCTCACCGGGCTTCCCAGATTCTCCCCGCCGGCCGTCCCCACCGTTTCCGATGGCTGGGCCGTTGGGGCACCTCATGCCTGCCGCCACGATAGCGTCCGAGGAATGAAGGACGACAGCCGCCCTCCCGTCACCCACCACCGCCCGGATGCCGCTGCGCGGGGGAGTGGTGCACCCTCAACGGACGCCTGCGGCGCGGAGCCCCCTTCCGTCACCCGCCACCGCCCGGATGCCGCTGCGCGGGGGAGTGGTGCACCCTCAACGGACGCCTGCGGCGCGGAGCCTGCTTCCGTCACCCACCGTGCCGCTGCGCGGGAGGACGGGGTCTCCCCGCCCACCGGGCGCCGGATCACCGTCGTCGGCATCGGCGCGGACGGCTGGCCCGGCCTGCCCGAGCGGCTGCGCGCGCTCGTCCTGGCCGCCGACACGGTGCTCGGCGGGCGCAGGCACCTGGCGATGCTCCCCGACCGGCCCCGGCAGCGCCGCCTGGCCTGGCCCTCACCCCTGCGCGAGGGCCTGCCGCCTCTGCTGGCCTCGCTCGACGCCGCCTCCGCCGACCCAGCTTCCGCCGACAGCGCCTCCCCTGACGGCCCCTCCACCGTGGCGCTGGCCTCCGGCGACCCCCTGGTGTCCGGCATCGCCACCACCCTGATCGACCTGCTGGGCGCGGACGCCGTGCGGGTGGAACCCGCCGTCTCCTCGGTCGCCCTGGCCCGCGCCCGCATGGGCTGGCCCGCCGAACGCTGCGCGGTGGTGGGCCTGGTCGGCCGCGACCCCCGCCTGCTGCTGCGCCAGCTCGCCCCCGGCCACCGCGTCCTGGTGCTCTCCTCCGACGGCGCCACCCCCGCCGCGGTCGCCGCCCTGCTGGTCGGCGCGGGCTACGGCGCCAGCCGGATGACCGTGCTGGGCGACCTGGGCGCGGACTCCGAGTCGCGCCTGGAGACCACCGCCGACCACTGGCTCGCGTCACCTCCCGGCACGGTGCCCCCGCTGCACGTGCTGGCCCTGGAACTCCTGGGCCCGCCCGGCCACGGCCTGGTCGCGGGGCTGCCCGACGACGCCTTCGAACACGACGGGCAGCTCACCAAGCGCGACCTGCGCGCCTCGGCGCTGGCCCGCCTGGCCCCCTCGCCGGGCCAGCACCTGTGGGACGTGGGCGCTGGCGCGGGCTCGGTGGGCATCGAGTGGATGCGCGCCCACCCCTCCTGCACCGCCACGGCGGTGGAGGCCCACCCCGAACGGGCCGCGCGGATCGGCCGCAACGCGGGCCGCCTCGGCGTTCCCGGCCTGGACGTGGTCACCGGCCGCGCGCCGGACGCGCTGGCCGGGCTGCCCGCGCCCGACGCGGTGTTCGTCGGCGGCGGCGCGACCCGGCCGGGCGTGCTCGACGCCTGCCTGGGGGCGCTGCGGCCGGGAGGGCGGATCGTGGTGCACGGGGTGACGCTGGAGACCGAGCACCTGCTCGCCGACGCCCACCGGCGCCACGGGGGCGAGCTGACCCGGATCGCCGTCGAGACCACCGCGCCCATCGGCGGGTTCACCGGCTGGACGCCCGCCCGCACGGTCACCCAGTGGTGTCTGGCGGTGCTGCCCTGACCCTCCGCTGCGCTGCTTCGCGCCCAGGCGCCGGAGGCACGGGAGCCCTCGACCCCCACGCACGCCCCTCCCTCCACGCGAACCCGCCCGCGGAGCCTCCGGAACCCCTTCGGGGCCCTCCCTACCCGCTGGCCCGCGGCCGGGCCGGGTCGTAGAGGTAGGACTCACCGCCCGCCCCGGGATCGAGCGCCCGCCCCACCAGGATCACCGCCGCCTGCCGGAACCCGGCCTCCTCCACCGCGTCGGCGACGGTGGAGACCGTGCCGCGCAGCACCGCCTCGCCCGGCTGGCTGGCCCGGTACACCACGACCACCGGGCAGTCGCCGCCGTACTCGGGTTCGATCTCGGCCATCAGCTCGCGCACCCGCCGGATCGCCAGGTGCAGCACCAGCGTGGCCCGGGTCGCGGCGAACGCGGCCAGCGACTCGGTCCCGGGCATGGCGGTCGAGCGGGCCCGCGTGCGGGTCAGCACCACAGACTGGGCCACCAGCGGCACGGTCAGCTCCCGTCCCGCCAGCGCCGAGGCGGCCGCGTACGCGGGCACCCCGGGCGTGACGTCCCACGGAACGCCGTGCGCGTCGAGCCTGCGGGTCTGCTCGGCCAGCGCCGAGTACAGCGACGGGTCGCCGGAGGTGAGCCGTACGACGTCGCGGCCCGCCGTGTGCGCGCGGACCAGGTGGTCGGTGATGCGGTCCAGGTCCAGGCCCTGGGTGTCCACCAGTTCGGCGCCGGGCGCGCAGTGCGTCAGGACCTGCGGGTCCAGGTAGGTGCCGGGGTAGAGGACCACGTCGGCCCCGGCGAGCATGCGTGTGGCGCGCACGGTCAGCAGGTCGGCGGCTCCGGGCCCCGCGCCCACGAAGTGCACGGTCACGGCTTCACCCACCTGGGGGTCCACACGCGGCCCGCCCCGGTGACCCGGGTTCCGGACGCGCCGACGATGAGCAGGCAGCGCATGTCCACGGCGGCGGGGTCGAGTTCGCCCAGGGTGGTCACCGTCAGGGACTCGCCTTCGCGGCCCACGTCGCGGCCGACGACGACCACGGTGTCGGGTTTGCGGTGCTCCAGCAGGATCCGGCGCGCGGTGACGATCTGCTCGGTCCGGGACCGGGAGGCGGGGTTGTAGACGGCCAGCGCCAGGTCGGCCTCGGCGACGGCGCGCAGACGCCGCTCGACCACCTCCCACGGCTTGAGGCGGTCCGACAGGCTCATCACCGCGAAGTCGCCGCCCACGGGGGCGCCCGCGCGGGCCGCGACCGCCTGGACGGCGCTGACCCCGGGCAGCACCCGGACGGGCACGTCCCGGTAGGCGGGGTCCTCGGCCGCCTCGAACACGGCGGTGGCCATGCCGAAGACCCCGGCGTCCCCGCCGGAGACCACGGCCACGCGTTCGCCGCGCCCGGCCAGGTCGAGGGCGAACCGGGCGCGCTGGAGTTCGACGGTGTTGCCGGAGGCGTGCCGGGTGAGCCCGGGGCGCTGCGGTACCCGGTTGACGTAGGGGCCGTAGCCCACCACGTGGTCCACCTCGGCCAGCGCCGCGCTCGCCTCGGGGGTGAGCCAGTCCTCGGGGCCCGGGCCCAGGCCCACGACCAGCAGTTCGGCCGCCGGTCCGGTGGTCGCGGACGCCGTGTCCGCCGCCGGTACGGCGGAACCGGGCCCCTCTTGGGTCGCCTGTGCCGTCTGCTCCGTCTGTGCCGTCTGCGTCCGCGCGGCCTCGCCGACCTTGCGGGAGCGCGGCCCGTTGCGGCTGTCCCCGGTCACCAGCACCAGGGAGAAGTAGGGCACCGTCGCCGGGTCCACCTCGGCCACCGGCAGCCGCCGCTCCCCGCCCATCGAGGCCCGCTCCACGTACACCGCGTGTTCCAGCCGCCCGGCCGCGGCCAGGGCGCGGCGCACGGCCGGGAAGGTCCGGCCCAGTTTCATGACCACGGCCGCGTCGGTGTCGGCCAGGCGGCGGGCCAGTTCCGGTTCGGGCAGGGTGCCGGGCAGCACGGTGAGCACGTCGGTCTGCCGGGCCAGCGGGGCGGCCGCGGCGGCCGTGGCGGCGGCGAACGCCGGGACGCCCGGCACGATCTCGGTGGGGTAGCGCTCGGACAGCCGGTCGTGCATGTACATGTACGACCCGTAGAACAGCGGATCGCCCTCGGAGAGCAGGACGACGTCGCGCCCGGCGTCCAGGTGGACGGCCAGCCGGGCGGCGGACTCCTCGTAGAAGTCGGCCAACGCCCCCGCGTAGCCGCCCGGGTGGTCGGTCGCCCCGGTGGTCACCGGATAGGTCAACCGCTCCTCGACCACCCCGTCCGGGATCAGCGCGTCGGCGATGCGGCGGGCGTTGGACTCCTTGCCCACACCCGCGTGGTAGGCGACGACGTCGGCCGCGGCGATGAGCCTGGCCGCCTTGAGGGTGATCAGCTCGGGGTCGCCCGGGCCGACGCCGACGCCGTGGAAACGGCCGGTCACTCTTCCTCCTTGGCGAGTGCGTTGAGGGCCGAGGAGGTCATCGCCGAACCCCCGCGTCGGCCGCGCGCGGTCACGTAGGGGACGTCGACGCCGTGCCGGTCGCGCAGCTCGGTCAACGCCTGCTTGGACTCGGCGGCGCCGATGAAGCCGACCGGGCAGCCGACGATCGCGGCGGGTCGAGGGGCGCCGTCGATCAGCATCTCCAGAAGGTGGAACAGGGCGGTGGGCGCGTTGCCGACGGCGACCACGGCGCCGCCGAGCAGCGGCTCCCACAGCGACACCGCGGCGGCCGTGCGGGTGGTGCCCCACTCCCGGGCCAGGCCGGGCACCCGCTCGTCACCCAGGAGGCAGAGCACCTCGTTGTCGCTGGGCAGGCGGCTCGCGGTCACGCCGGAGGCCACCATGCGCGCGTCGCACAGGATCGGCGCACCGGCCCGGAGGGCGGCGCGCGCCGCGGGGACCAGGTCGGGGTGGACGACGAGGTCGTCGGCGAGGTCGACCTGGCCGGTGCCGTGGATCATCCGCACGGCGAGCCGCTCGGCGTTGGCGGGCAGGTGGTCGAGCCGGGCCTCGCGCCGGATGGTGGCGAAGGAGTCGGCGTAGATGGCGGGCCCGTCGTCGACGTACTCGTAGTGCCGGTTCGGTCTTCTCGGGGAGGTCACCGCGCCTCCCCGGGGACGTGGTCGGGCTGTCCGGGGATGTGCTTGTCAGCCGGGACCGGCCTGTCGGGGCCGGGTCCGTGTTCCTCGGGGGCGAGCCTGTGCCGCCCGGACACGGTCCCGTGTCCTGCGGGGACGAGGACGGCGCGCCACGGCGTGACGACGAGTTCGCCGGATCCGGCCTCGACGGCTTCGGCGGCGAGCGCGTCGGCGGCGGCCCGGTCCAGGCCCTCCTCGGGCACGGGGACGTGCCGTCCGATCCCGGGCACCGGGCCGTGCGGCAGCGGCGGCGCGGGCTCGGGCAGCCCCGGGACGGGCGGCGCCGGGTCGGTCAGGGGCGAGGGGAGTTCGGCCACGTGCCAGGGGGCGTCGGGGCCGTCGCCGCGCAGCTCCAGGAACCGGTCGGCGAGGCGCACGAGCGCGGCCGGGGCCTCCTCCAGCGGTGTCAGCGGGCCCCAGTGCTCCCCGACCCTGAGCTGGGCGGTACGCGCGTCGAGGGCGACCGCCCCCAGGTCGCAGGAGCGCTCCAGCAGGTCGCCGCTTCCGTCGTCCAGGACGAAGAGGAATCGGCCGGGCAGGGCGGCGCGGCGCGGTTCGGCGCACAGCAGCCCGTCCAGCTCGGCGGCCACGGGCCGCAGGTCCGCTCTTCCAGCCCCGAGCCCCGTGCGGGGGGAGACCATGATGTTGCGGACCAGCTCGTGGGAGGGCGAGGGCAGCAGGCCGGTTTCCTCCAGGGCCCGGAGCACCTCGGGGGACAGCCGCCCCCCGCTTCCGGGCAGGGCGCGCAGCTGCACGTTGGCCCGCCCGGTGACGTGGATCCGGCCGTCGCCGTACTCCCGGGCCACGGCGGCCAGGGCGCGCAGCGAACGGACGGGAAGCCTGCCGCCGACGAGCCGGAGCCGTACCAGCAGCCCGTCGTCGGCGGGCCAGGGCCGCAGGGCGCCCGGGCAGCGGTCGCGCCGGGCGCGGACGGTGGGGGATGGGGATGGGGAGCCCATCGGGGACATGCGCGTCCTTCTGGTCAGGGACCCGTTCGCGGGGTCCTCGGTTGACCTGGCGGCCCGTCACCGCCAGCGCCAGCAGGTCTTCGGACTCGGGATCGACCGGTGCGGAGCGCCTTCCCGGAGCGTGCGCTCCAGTGGCTGTCCCGGGGAACCGCGTCCCCGGGGCGTGCCCGCCCGTCACCCTCACCGCTGCGCGTCAGCCCCGGATTCGCACCGGGTTCCCTGCCCCACGAGGTGGAGTTCGACTGGCTCGACGAGGGTACCGTTCCCCTCCCGGGCCAGGTCCGGGGGCCTTCCCCCGACGCGGTCCCGGCGTGGCCCCGTCGCGGTCCCGGTGTGGCCCCGGCATGGTCCCGGCGTGGCCGGAGGCGGCCAGTCGCGGGCAGGAGAGCGCGGCCGGCACCGTACGACACAACCGGCCGATACGGTACGTACCGCGTATTCCTCGCACGGTCCGCGCCGCCGTGCCCTCACCCCCGGGAGCCGATGGATGTACACGGTCCGAATCTCGCAGACCGACCCCTACGCCTTCCCCAGTCTGGGCGCGGCGCTGCGGGCCCCGATGTACGCGGGAAGTGACCTGTACCTGCACGTCGAGCCGGGCCACTACACCGAACCCCAGGTGGTCGGCGTGAACCGGCACGTCATCGTGGTTCCCCTCCAGGGCCCCGGCACCGTGACGGTCGCGGCGGGCGACACGAACGTGTTCAACGTGCACAAGGGGCGGCTGGAACTGCACGGTGTGCACGTGCGCAACGCCTCAGCCGAGTACCCGCCCGTGTACGTGCACCCCGAAGCCTTCCTGAAGGCCGTCGACTGCGCCTTCTCCGCGAGTACGCAAGTGAACGTGAAGAACACCGAAGCCGAGTTCACCAACTGCGGGTTCGCGGGCGGCGGACTCTACATGGACGGCTCCACGGGCAAGGTGGACGGCTGCCGTTTCACCGACGCCGTGCTCGTCGTCGAGGGCCCGGGCTCCCCCGAGATCCGCCGGACCACCTTCACCGGGGGCCACGACACATGGCACACCCTGCACATCTCCAAGGCCTCGCCCACGGTCACCGACTGCGTCCTGACCGACTGCGGAGGGGAGAGGACCCAAGCGGTCCACGTGCGGGACTCCGCCGCTCCGAAGTTCACCAACCTGACGATCACCGGGGACCGGGGCTGGCCGGTACGGGTGACCGGACGCTCCAGGGCGGAGTTCGACCGCCTCAGGGTGGACGGCGGCCGTGCCGGAGGCGACTCCGTGTACGCCTGGGACGACTCCGAGATGACCATCACCCACGGCCGCATCACCAACGCCAGGGCCAGTGCCCTGGCGACCGTCGGGGGCGCGTTGACCGTCCGGGACCTGGTCATCGAGGACGCTGCCCGGACAGGCCTCCACGGGGAGGGGGCCAGGGTCAGCGGTGAGGGGCTGTCCCTGACCCGTGTCGGTGGGAACGGGGTCTACGTCGAGGAGTGCCGGACGACGCTCTCCGACGTCGAACTGCGTGACAGCCCCCAGGAGGCACGGGAGAAGTGGAGCGTGTTCGCCGCGCAGAAGGGGCGGTTCGAGGTCACCGGGTTGCGCGCCTCGAAGTCGCCGACGATGGTGCACATCGTCGACGCGCGGGGAAGCCTGACCGATCTGACCGGGGACGACGTCGAGGGTGGCCTCCTCGTCAGGCAGGACAGCACGGTCACGGTCAGCGCGGCGACGGTCACCAACAGCAGTCTCAACGCGCTGACCGTCAACGAAGGGTCCGAGGTCGAGGTCGACAGGATCCAGATCTCGGACTGTTCCCTGCACGGTGTCTACGCGGGGGGCGAGTCGCGGCTGGTCCTGCGCTCGTCGACGGTGAGCGGGTGCGCGTCGGCCGGAGTCGGCGTGGAGAACGGGGCCGTGGTCACGTTGGAGGACACCGTGGTCCGGGACGGGGACAGCTCCGGGCTGGCCGTGTACGGCACCAGCAGGGTGCGCCTGGTGGGGTGCACGATCTCCGGCAACGCCGCTGAGGGGGTGGACGCCGAGGACACCGCCACCGTGCAGACCGAGGACACCGAGATCACCGGGAACG is drawn from Nocardiopsis dassonvillei subsp. dassonvillei DSM 43111 and contains these coding sequences:
- a CDS encoding VWA domain-containing protein gives rise to the protein MRSPHYPFSAIVGCDAEELDDLGLSLVLTSVSPEIGGVLVRGEKGTAKSTAVRALASLLPPVDVYQGDRFSVDPADPAQHSPDGPFGSGTAVESRPVRLVELPVGATEDRVLGSLHLEQALTHGRVAYEPGLLARAHRGILYVDEVNLLHDHLVDLLLDAAATGRVTVERDGFSVEHAARFLLIGTMNPEEGELRPQLLDRFGLTVEVAAPSEPAIRAEVVRRRMSHDADPAAFAGRYHGAEKALAERIAAAREALGRVRLSEAALLKIAEVCAAYDVDGLRADIVTARTAMAHAAWSGRTSVTRADIRRAATLALPHRRRRNPFDAPGLDEELLDRILGDEEPPPDPPEPPGPQGTDDGDDSETPSDTQDPQDPSDNASPPDNAGDTGEAETSGGEQPDPERSPASAEHAPEDAEGDSPEPRPSGASPTTARAAAPYRTRLLTVRGSGEGADGRRSRAVGTRGRRIGAAEPGRGAGSAVHLVETVRAAALRPQGGGRLRLRPRDLRVAVREGQETNLVLFCVDASGSMAARRRMTEVKTAILSLLLDAYRRRDKVGLVTFRGREAELTLPPTRSVDVAAARLDDLPAGGRTPLAEGLEEAARVLRRERLRDPRLRPLLVVVTDGRATGGKGAVGRAMAAADHVAGLGVTTVVVDGESGPLRLGLAASLAARLGADHMPVSEVSADALGTAVRERAA
- a CDS encoding bifunctional cobalt-precorrin-7 (C(5))-methyltransferase/cobalt-precorrin-6B (C(15))-methyltransferase gives rise to the protein MKDDSRPPVTHHRPDAAARGSGAPSTDACGAEPPSVTRHRPDAAARGSGAPSTDACGAEPASVTHRAAAREDGVSPPTGRRITVVGIGADGWPGLPERLRALVLAADTVLGGRRHLAMLPDRPRQRRLAWPSPLREGLPPLLASLDAASADPASADSASPDGPSTVALASGDPLVSGIATTLIDLLGADAVRVEPAVSSVALARARMGWPAERCAVVGLVGRDPRLLLRQLAPGHRVLVLSSDGATPAAVAALLVGAGYGASRMTVLGDLGADSESRLETTADHWLASPPGTVPPLHVLALELLGPPGHGLVAGLPDDAFEHDGQLTKRDLRASALARLAPSPGQHLWDVGAGAGSVGIEWMRAHPSCTATAVEAHPERAARIGRNAGRLGVPGLDVVTGRAPDALAGLPAPDAVFVGGGATRPGVLDACLGALRPGGRIVVHGVTLETEHLLADAHRRHGGELTRIAVETTAPIGGFTGWTPARTVTQWCLAVLP
- a CDS encoding nitrite reductase, giving the protein MSPMGSPSPSPTVRARRDRCPGALRPWPADDGLLVRLRLVGGRLPVRSLRALAAVAREYGDGRIHVTGRANVQLRALPGSGGRLSPEVLRALEETGLLPSPSHELVRNIMVSPRTGLGAGRADLRPVAAELDGLLCAEPRRAALPGRFLFVLDDGSGDLLERSCDLGAVALDARTAQLRVGEHWGPLTPLEEAPAALVRLADRFLELRGDGPDAPWHVAELPSPLTDPAPPVPGLPEPAPPLPHGPVPGIGRHVPVPEEGLDRAAADALAAEAVEAGSGELVVTPWRAVLVPAGHGTVSGRHRLAPEEHGPGPDRPVPADKHIPGQPDHVPGEAR
- a CDS encoding precorrin-2 C(20)-methyltransferase codes for the protein MTGRFHGVGVGPGDPELITLKAARLIAAADVVAYHAGVGKESNARRIADALIPDGVVEERLTYPVTTGATDHPGGYAGALADFYEESAARLAVHLDAGRDVVLLSEGDPLFYGSYMYMHDRLSERYPTEIVPGVPAFAAATAAAAAPLARQTDVLTVLPGTLPEPELARRLADTDAAVVMKLGRTFPAVRRALAAAGRLEHAVYVERASMGGERRLPVAEVDPATVPYFSLVLVTGDSRNGPRSRKVGEAARTQTAQTEQTAQATQEGPGSAVPAADTASATTGPAAELLVVGLGPGPEDWLTPEASAALAEVDHVVGYGPYVNRVPQRPGLTRHASGNTVELQRARFALDLAGRGERVAVVSGGDAGVFGMATAVFEAAEDPAYRDVPVRVLPGVSAVQAVAARAGAPVGGDFAVMSLSDRLKPWEVVERRLRAVAEADLALAVYNPASRSRTEQIVTARRILLEHRKPDTVVVVGRDVGREGESLTVTTLGELDPAAVDMRCLLIVGASGTRVTGAGRVWTPRWVKP
- the cobM gene encoding precorrin-4 C(11)-methyltransferase, whose amino-acid sequence is MGEAVTVHFVGAGPGAADLLTVRATRMLAGADVVLYPGTYLDPQVLTHCAPGAELVDTQGLDLDRITDHLVRAHTAGRDVVRLTSGDPSLYSALAEQTRRLDAHGVPWDVTPGVPAYAAASALAGRELTVPLVAQSVVLTRTRARSTAMPGTESLAAFAATRATLVLHLAIRRVRELMAEIEPEYGGDCPVVVVYRASQPGEAVLRGTVSTVADAVEEAGFRQAAVILVGRALDPGAGGESYLYDPARPRASG
- a CDS encoding precorrin-8X methylmutase, which translates into the protein MTSPRRPNRHYEYVDDGPAIYADSFATIRREARLDHLPANAERLAVRMIHGTGQVDLADDLVVHPDLVPAARAALRAGAPILCDARMVASGVTASRLPSDNEVLCLLGDERVPGLAREWGTTRTAAAVSLWEPLLGGAVVAVGNAPTALFHLLEMLIDGAPRPAAIVGCPVGFIGAAESKQALTELRDRHGVDVPYVTARGRRGGSAMTSSALNALAKEEE